In one window of Cytophagaceae bacterium ABcell3 DNA:
- a CDS encoding universal stress protein, with translation MIKKAPIPFEKIAVAVALSPRVEEIICESVRFAKLFDASLIFIHISQEGEDLELLKRLIDKYAEAVKHELVLEKGDVVDSILKISKKNAADLLIAGALEKESYLRYYLGSVSRKLSRKAKCSVLLLKEPSLHPKPFNTMVVSGPEHPKTVHTVKAAAYFAEREYTSEVFLVKENELSGLATFINEDFEDSRNNYKKQVVKEEYARMDKLIKQAGVENTEVKPVLLEGKPGYEMGRFARSNRADLLIINSADSHKGFFERIFPDELEYVLENLPCSLLIVHSRV, from the coding sequence ATGATCAAAAAAGCTCCTATTCCTTTTGAAAAAATAGCTGTTGCAGTGGCTCTTTCTCCTCGTGTGGAAGAGATTATCTGTGAGTCTGTTAGGTTCGCAAAACTCTTTGATGCATCACTCATTTTTATTCATATCAGTCAAGAAGGGGAAGACTTGGAGCTGCTGAAAAGGTTGATTGACAAATATGCCGAGGCGGTAAAGCATGAACTGGTTCTTGAAAAAGGAGACGTGGTAGATTCTATTTTGAAAATATCCAAAAAGAATGCCGCTGATCTCTTGATTGCTGGTGCTTTAGAAAAAGAAAGCTATCTAAGATATTATCTTGGCTCCGTTTCCCGAAAACTTTCGCGCAAGGCTAAGTGTTCTGTATTATTGTTAAAAGAGCCATCTTTGCATCCAAAGCCGTTTAACACAATGGTGGTAAGTGGGCCAGAACACCCTAAGACAGTACATACCGTTAAAGCTGCTGCCTATTTTGCTGAACGGGAATATACGTCTGAAGTTTTTCTGGTTAAGGAGAATGAGCTTTCAGGTTTGGCTACTTTTATAAATGAGGATTTTGAGGATAGCAGAAATAATTATAAAAAGCAGGTGGTGAAAGAAGAATATGCGCGCATGGATAAACTAATAAAGCAAGCAGGAGTGGAAAACACAGAGGTGAAGCCTGTACTTTTAGAAGGCAAGCCGGGGTATGAAATGGGGCGCTTTGCCAGGAGTAATCGTGCAGACCTTTTAATAATAAATTCGGCTGATTCTCATAAAGGATTTTTTGAACGTATTTTTCCAGATGAGTTGGAATATGTATTGGAAAACCTTCCGTGCAGTTTACTCATTGTGCATTCCAGAGTCTGA
- the hemH gene encoding ferrochelatase, with translation MKKKTGIFLINLGTPDSPSVSDVRKYLREFLMDRRVIDIPPVNRYMLINFIIAPFRAPKSAKVYQELWEEKGSPLMFYGAQLKDLLQQALGKDYQVELGMRYQNPSLASTLKAFEGKGIDKLIVAPLFPQYASATTGSAYEETMRIVSKWEIIPEIKFMGAYADHPLFIKSFAEIGKKYLEEDQYDHYLFTYHGLPERQITKSSIDNYCQLSEKCCSKYHSKNRYCYRAQCFETTRQLVGNLGIEKDKYTIAFQSRLGKTPWIKPYSDDIIIELANKGVKKILAFSPSFVADCLETTIEIGEEYKELFQEHGGEKLQLVESLNVHPVWVDSLKEMILEQ, from the coding sequence ATGAAAAAGAAGACAGGTATATTTTTAATAAATCTGGGTACGCCAGATAGTCCTTCAGTGTCGGATGTAAGAAAGTATTTAAGAGAATTTTTGATGGATAGAAGGGTTATCGATATACCTCCTGTAAACAGGTATATGTTGATTAACTTCATTATCGCACCTTTTCGGGCGCCGAAATCAGCAAAAGTTTACCAAGAGCTTTGGGAAGAAAAAGGCTCGCCGCTTATGTTTTATGGCGCTCAACTAAAAGATCTCCTGCAGCAAGCTTTGGGAAAAGATTATCAAGTGGAGTTGGGAATGAGGTATCAAAACCCATCACTGGCCTCAACACTGAAAGCCTTTGAAGGAAAAGGTATTGATAAGTTAATTGTTGCGCCTCTTTTCCCTCAGTATGCTTCTGCGACTACAGGTTCTGCATATGAGGAAACAATGAGGATTGTTAGTAAATGGGAGATTATACCAGAAATCAAATTTATGGGGGCTTATGCTGATCATCCACTGTTTATCAAGTCATTTGCAGAAATTGGGAAAAAGTATTTGGAGGAGGACCAGTATGATCATTATTTGTTTACATATCATGGTTTGCCGGAAAGGCAGATTACTAAGTCCTCCATTGATAACTACTGTCAATTGAGTGAGAAATGCTGTTCTAAATACCACTCAAAAAACCGATACTGCTATAGGGCTCAATGCTTTGAGACTACCCGGCAGTTAGTTGGCAATCTGGGGATTGAAAAGGATAAATACACCATAGCTTTTCAGTCACGGCTAGGGAAAACGCCGTGGATAAAGCCTTACTCTGATGATATTATAATTGAATTGGCTAATAAAGGTGTTAAGAAGATTTTGGCATTTTCTCCTTCTTTTGTTGCAGACTGTCTGGAAACTACCATTGAAATTGGCGAGGAGTATAAAGAGCTGTTCCAAGAGCATGGAGGTGAGAAGCTTCAATTGGTAGAGAGCTTAAATGTCCACCCTGTGTGGGTAGATAGCTTGAAAGAAATGATTTTAGAGCAATAA
- a CDS encoding cation:proton antiporter: MSQLTHADLINLLLALSIILFGGRLVGEVFRKIGQPSVIGEILAGVILGPTVLGMFFPEAFQMIFPSENNVALVLDGFTQVSVILLLFIAGLEVELDVVMQQGKKASIISFFSIIVPFAIGFGVPMLWPDLLEVEPENKFIFSLFFGTALSITALPVIARILMDLNLFKTGFGVIIITSAMVNDLLGWMFFAVILTMITPSAGTNLWATLGTTIGFSLLMLTFGRFLFNKILPWINTNFAWPGGILSISIALCLLAASFTEFIGIHGIFGAFILGVALSSSFHFKDKAKEIIHHFVNNIFAPIFFVGIGLRTDFIQNFDFKLTFLVIVIAFAGKLIGGSIGARLSGYNNRESLAISSGMNARGAMEIILGLLALQAQIINEEMFVAIVVMALFTSITSGPMMKYFIGNRKIS, from the coding sequence ATGAGTCAACTTACCCATGCAGATTTAATTAACTTATTATTGGCTTTGAGCATTATTTTGTTCGGAGGCCGTTTAGTGGGTGAAGTTTTTCGTAAAATAGGTCAACCTTCGGTTATTGGGGAGATTTTAGCAGGAGTCATACTTGGACCAACTGTTTTAGGTATGTTTTTCCCTGAAGCCTTTCAGATGATTTTCCCTTCTGAAAACAATGTAGCCTTAGTGCTGGATGGTTTTACCCAAGTATCAGTAATTCTTTTGCTGTTTATTGCTGGGCTAGAAGTAGAGTTGGATGTGGTTATGCAACAAGGGAAAAAGGCTTCGATAATTAGTTTTTTTAGTATTATTGTTCCATTTGCCATAGGTTTTGGCGTTCCAATGCTTTGGCCGGACTTGCTGGAAGTGGAGCCTGAAAACAAATTTATCTTTTCCCTTTTCTTTGGCACGGCTTTGTCCATTACGGCACTCCCTGTCATAGCGAGGATATTGATGGACCTGAATCTTTTCAAAACCGGTTTTGGGGTTATTATCATTACTTCAGCTATGGTAAATGATTTGCTTGGCTGGATGTTTTTTGCAGTTATACTGACCATGATTACCCCTTCAGCTGGCACAAACCTTTGGGCAACATTAGGTACTACGATAGGCTTTTCTTTGCTGATGCTCACTTTTGGCAGGTTTTTGTTCAATAAAATTTTACCTTGGATAAATACCAACTTTGCATGGCCTGGTGGAATATTGTCCATTTCGATTGCTTTATGTCTACTGGCGGCATCTTTTACGGAGTTTATTGGTATCCATGGAATTTTTGGAGCTTTTATTTTAGGAGTAGCCCTTTCTAGTTCTTTTCATTTTAAAGATAAGGCCAAAGAAATTATCCATCATTTTGTAAACAATATTTTTGCCCCGATCTTTTTTGTTGGAATTGGGTTAAGGACGGACTTTATTCAAAATTTCGACTTTAAACTAACCTTTTTGGTAATTGTTATTGCTTTTGCAGGAAAACTCATTGGGGGAAGCATTGGCGCACGGTTGTCAGGATATAATAACCGGGAGTCGCTTGCCATAAGTTCTGGAATGAACGCAAGAGGGGCTATGGAAATAATTTTGGGACTATTGGCCCTTCAAGCGCAAATTATTAATGAGGAAATGTTTGTGGCTATAGTGGTAATGGCTTTGTTTACAAGTATTACCAGTGGCCCTATGATGAAGTATTTTATAGGTAATAGAAAAATAAGCTGA
- a CDS encoding OmpA family protein, with amino-acid sequence MKKILPFLTLCLLLASKDILAQKVNKAAKKSYNKGMSHYMDNDFTEAIKYFSVAEENDPKNPLIHYYKGVSLLKHHRLPLAIESLKKAKSLKLENEPELHYYLGRAYHLYHKFNEAITSYQTYYTLLKDAEKNKKAKVKKLIANCETGIVLMFNPLEVEIENLGENINTEDPEYNPVISADETTLYFTSRRSSSTGGLIDPEDGYFYEDIYVSHKNDSAWSEVEKIGGKINTENHDACIGLSADGQQMLIYNSTSNNGDIYISTLEGENWSKPTSLGPNVNTDGWESSASLSADNQTLFFTSDRKGGYGGTDIYMSKRSKAGEFGEAILLGPQVNTPDDEIAPFIHADGKTLYFSSQGHKSMGGFDIFSVEIDLETGEILSDPENIGYPINTADDDTYFVWSADNTRAYFSSIREEGLGDKDIYMLERNIAFAPLIVWKGSIKDAVTNKAVEAQIVVTDNKTGKEIGRYTSNSSSGNYVVILPAGRNYGLAIEAEGYAFFSKNIDIPDLETYEEITDQVALNPLVKGSVIVLRNVFFDTDKADLRKESIAELNRLAQMLKEEEKVKKVEIGGHTDSDGEAEHNLKLSKERAKSVYEYLISIGVNEKMLSYKGYGETKPQVPNDSPKNKQLNRRTEISVIE; translated from the coding sequence ATGAAAAAAATACTCCCTTTTCTTACACTGTGTTTACTACTTGCTTCTAAGGATATATTGGCTCAAAAAGTAAACAAAGCAGCCAAAAAATCCTATAACAAAGGAATGTCCCATTATATGGATAATGATTTCACCGAAGCGATCAAGTACTTTTCGGTAGCAGAGGAGAATGATCCGAAAAATCCACTGATCCATTATTATAAGGGTGTGTCACTACTAAAGCATCACAGGTTGCCTTTAGCTATTGAAAGCCTAAAGAAAGCAAAATCACTAAAGCTTGAAAATGAACCTGAGTTGCATTACTATCTAGGAAGAGCATACCACTTGTATCATAAATTCAATGAAGCTATCACTAGTTACCAAACTTATTATACTCTTTTAAAGGATGCCGAAAAAAACAAAAAAGCCAAGGTGAAAAAGCTTATTGCCAATTGTGAAACGGGTATAGTCCTCATGTTTAATCCTTTGGAGGTAGAAATAGAAAACCTAGGCGAAAACATTAATACAGAAGACCCTGAATACAACCCGGTAATTTCAGCAGACGAGACAACATTATATTTTACAAGTAGAAGAAGTTCTAGCACAGGCGGTTTAATAGACCCTGAAGACGGCTACTTTTATGAAGACATTTATGTTTCTCACAAAAATGACTCTGCTTGGTCAGAGGTGGAGAAAATTGGGGGTAAAATTAACACTGAAAACCATGACGCATGTATAGGCTTATCTGCAGATGGCCAACAAATGCTGATATATAATTCTACTTCAAATAATGGGGACATATATATAAGTACACTCGAAGGAGAAAACTGGTCAAAACCAACCAGCCTCGGCCCAAATGTAAACACCGATGGATGGGAGTCTAGTGCTAGTTTGTCGGCAGACAACCAAACTTTATTTTTTACCAGCGACAGAAAAGGAGGATATGGAGGCACGGATATTTATATGTCAAAAAGAAGCAAAGCAGGCGAGTTTGGCGAGGCAATATTGCTAGGTCCCCAGGTGAACACGCCGGACGACGAAATTGCACCTTTCATACACGCTGATGGCAAAACTTTATATTTCAGTTCCCAAGGGCATAAGTCCATGGGTGGTTTTGATATTTTTTCAGTAGAAATAGATCTTGAAACAGGTGAAATACTTTCAGATCCGGAAAATATAGGTTACCCAATCAATACTGCGGATGATGACACTTATTTCGTGTGGTCTGCCGATAACACTAGGGCATATTTTTCTTCTATCAGGGAAGAAGGATTAGGAGACAAAGACATATACATGCTTGAGCGTAACATTGCATTTGCCCCACTTATTGTATGGAAAGGAAGTATAAAAGATGCCGTTACCAACAAAGCAGTAGAAGCTCAAATAGTTGTAACAGACAACAAAACGGGCAAAGAAATCGGGCGCTACACATCAAATTCAAGTTCAGGGAATTATGTGGTAATTTTACCTGCAGGAAGAAACTACGGGCTAGCCATCGAAGCGGAAGGTTATGCATTTTTCTCTAAAAACATAGACATTCCTGACCTTGAAACCTATGAAGAAATCACAGATCAAGTAGCACTGAACCCGCTGGTTAAAGGAAGTGTAATTGTACTCCGAAATGTATTTTTTGATACGGACAAGGCAGATTTGAGAAAGGAGTCTATTGCTGAACTTAATAGGCTAGCACAAATGCTTAAAGAGGAAGAAAAGGTAAAAAAAGTTGAAATAGGAGGCCACACAGATAGTGATGGCGAAGCAGAACATAATTTAAAACTATCTAAAGAAAGGGCTAAAAGTGTATATGAATACTTAATTTCTATAGGTGTGAATGAAAAAATGCTTTCGTACAAAGGCTATGGAGAAACCAAACCTCAAGTACCGAATGACAGCCCTAAAAATAAGCAGTTAAACAGAAGAACTGAAATATCGGTAATTGAATAA